The Verrucomicrobiota bacterium genomic interval GAACGGAAGGCAGGGGGTCCCCATCCTTCAATACGCGCTCGAGAATCATCGCCGCGACGCGATCGCGGAGTTGACGATAGATCGGGGCGTTATCGGTCCATTGCGGGTCCATTCACGTCGCTCCGAGAATCCGGTCGTTTAAAGGACGCCTGAAGCCTCGATCAGACTCCAGAAAAAACTCAAGGTCAGCGCAACGGCAATCGATGCGGCCGCGACGGCCGGGGCCAAATCCGGGGATATCTGGTTGATGGGGCATGTGCTCACGTTACTTCCTCTTGAATAATCCTTATAGTGCTTTATATAACTATAACACCATAACGCAGTCAAGGGCTTCTGGATCGCCCTCTCTCCCGAGGGGCGATACCGTAGAATCCGCGCGCGAAAATAATCTCATTTCCCCGGAGACTCTCGAGATGAAGCAGCCTTTGAATGTCGCCATCACCGGCGCCGCTGGCCAGATCGGCTACGCCCTCGCTTTCCGTGTCGCCTCGGGCGCCATGCTTGGCTCCGACCAACCGGTCAACCTGCATCTTCTCGAGATCACGCCGGCGCTGCCCACCCTGCAGGGCGTCGTGATGGAGCTCAACGACTGCGCCTTCCCCACGCTCAACAAGGTGGTCGCCACCGACGATGCGCGGGTCGCCTTCGAGGACTGTCATGCCGCCTTGCTCGTGGGTGCTCGCCCGAGAGGCCCCGGCATGGAGCGCAAAGACCTGCTTTTATCCAATGCGCAAATTTTCTCAGCCCAAGGCAAGGCCCTGAACGAAGTGGCCGCCCGAGACATCCGCGTGCTCGTGGTCGGTAATCCGGCCAATACGAACGCGTTGATCGCCATGAAGAATGCGCCGTCGCTTAAGCCGCAGAGCTTCACCGCAATGACCCGCCTCGATCACAACCGTGCCCTGTCGCAGTTGGCCGAAAAGACCGGCAGTCACGTGAACGACATCCAAAAAATGATTATCTGGGGAAATCACTCCGCGACCCAGTATCCCGATATCAACCACTGCTTCGTCAAAGGCCAGCCCGCCCGCAGCCTCGTCGATGCCGAATGGACTGGGAAAATTTTCATCCCC includes:
- a CDS encoding GntR family transcriptional regulator: MDPQWTDNAPIYRQLRDRVAAMILERVLKDGDPLPSV
- a CDS encoding malate dehydrogenase, which gives rise to MKQPLNVAITGAAGQIGYALAFRVASGAMLGSDQPVNLHLLEITPALPTLQGVVMELNDCAFPTLNKVVATDDARVAFEDCHAALLVGARPRGPGMERKDLLLSNAQIFSAQGKALNEVAARDIRVLVVGNPANTNALIAMKNAPSLKPQSFTAMTRLDHNRALSQLAEKTGSHVNDIQKMIIWGNHSATQYPDINHCFVKGQPARSLVDAEWTGKIFIPTVQQRGAAIIKARGASSAASAGSAAIDHIRDWFRGSAQGDWVSMGIPSDGSYGIPEGVIYSYPVVCHGGRYDIVQGLAIDENSRKRLDATHQELLEERDGVKGLLD